The Cyprinus carpio isolate SPL01 chromosome A5, ASM1834038v1, whole genome shotgun sequence genome has a segment encoding these proteins:
- the LOC109063180 gene encoding TRAF-type zinc finger domain-containing protein 1-like, giving the protein MAEENTQFCSNCKHDIPEANFTTHEIHCRRNIALCEVCQEPFPHAELIQHKEMEHAEEQCKCGLKIEKRFMEVHQRSECSHRLVPCQFCDLEVASLQAKEHEDYCGTRTEPCPICKCNVMLREQHIHPALCGSLTPPQERHSSRAGVQSPGAWFEAHSIHNLIHNNNSTGAAERRGPPRPLEDRLHNSTRGTVRGGARRNTETRNNDFAYLLDQETELGNNNNNLLWSLGQLPDYESSSLDYMLALSLQSEGDLEDPRQEGVWTDVWDRHLGRTPAQNNLTSQLSSNTKNNCTEASPKISSTVGHSPPSNIMLPCEFCEELFPEEDLILHQTGCSPASAIASFSKQVPSLQYEEIISQGASHVIPPSTCSPPILPLSVSPHSYSSSSSPAEGDVLIPCEFCGVALEENVLFHHQDKCDFRPQTADSIDGLSPQKPNHTTKEAHERQRRVRHQADPAEELLQQTAHGWQKATSGLDQWLPSAYGYTKNTNAEQQVKSRNQSHRAVEASTYLNDSLKPRSTTTLGPPNRGLEGRRSDTNTETPKVPKKHNVEKEEE; this is encoded by the exons ATGGCCGAGGAAAATACCCAGTTTTGCAGTAATTg CAAGCATGACATTCCAGAAGCCAACTTTACAACACATGAGATCCATTGTCGGCGGAATATTGCTCTTTGTGAGGTGTGCCAGGAGCCTTTTCCTCATGCTGAGCTTATCCAGCACAAAGAGATGGAGCATGCAGAG GAACAGTGCAAATGTGGATTAAAGATAGAGAAAAGATTCATGGAGGTCCACCAG AGATCAGAGTGCAGTCATCGACTGGTCCCGTGTCAGTTCTGTGATTTGGAGGTGGCCTCCCTTCAGGCTAAAGAGCACGAGGATTACTGTGGGACCCGCACCGAGCCCTGCCCCATCTGCAAGTGTAACGTTATGCTGAGAGAACAACACATCCATCCAGCCCTGTGCGGAAGTCTGACACCACCTCAGGAGAGGCACAGTAGTAGGGCAGGGGTCCAGTCTCCTGGAGCATGGTTTGAGGCGCATTCAATCCATAACCTAATACACAATAATAACAGCACGGGGGCAGCAGAACGCAGGGGTCCACCACGACCCTTGGAGGACAGACTACACAACAGCACCAGAGGAACAGTGAGGGGAGGAGCCAGGAGAAACACAGAAACAAGGAACAATGATTTTGCTTATT TGCTGGATCAGGAAACGGAGCTggggaacaacaacaacaacctgctGTGGTCTCTGGGACAACTGCCAGACTATGAGTCCTCCAGTCTGGACTACATGCTGGCCCTCAGCCTGCAGAGTGAAGGTGACTTGGAGGACCCCCGTCAGGAGGGCGTGTGGACTGATGTGTGGGACCGTCACCTGGGAAGGACACCAGCCCAAAACAATCTCACTTCCCAGCTCTCCTCCAACACTAAAAACAACTGCACCGAGGCCTCCCCTAAAATCAGTTCAACCGTGGGCCACAGCCCCCCTTCAAACATCATGCTACCTTGTGAGTTCTGTGAAGAGCTCTTTCCAGAGGAAGACCTTATCTTGCACCAG ACCGGCTGCAGCCCAGCTTCTGCTATTGCTTCCTTCAGTAAACAAGTGCCTTCTCTTCAGTATGAAGAAATCATCTCTCAAGGGGCTAGTCATGTCATTCCTCCCAGCACATGCAGTCCGCCCATCCTGCCCCTCTCCGTTTCGCCGCACTCCTACAGTTCCTCCTCTAGCCCTGCTGAGGGCGACGTACTCATTCCTTGTGAGTTTTGTGGTGTTGCCTTGGAGGAGAATGTGCTCTTTCACCATCAG GACAAGTGTGACTTCCGGCCCCAGACAGCTGATTCAATCGACGGATTGTCTCCACAGAAACCAAACCACACCACCAAGGAGGCCCACGAGAGGCAGAGAAGGGTGAGACATCAAG CTGACCCTGCTGAGGAGCTCCTGCAGCAGACGGCTCACGGGTGGCAGAAAGCCACCTCAGGTTTGGACCAGTGGCTGCCCTCAGCCTACGGTTACACAAAGAACACGAATGCTGAGCAGCAGGTGAAGAGCAGGAACCAAAGTCACAGAGCAGTAGAAGCCAGCACGTACCTCAATGACAGCCTCAAGCCCCGTTCTACAACCACTTTGGG ACCTCCAAACAGAGGACTGGAAGGTCGAAGGAGTGATACAAACACAGAGACACCGAAG GTGCCTAAAAAACATAATGTTGAAAAAGAGGAGGAGTAG
- the LOC109063187 gene encoding C-X-C chemokine receptor type 2-like, producing the protein MEYQNISNSSLFARNTLDELISSTVLGLCCALGVPGNIAALVMLAQHIKEDSFTPKLMLSLAVSDLLSLIFLPVWIYAILNGWVFGQGLCKLFSYVVYWSLYSSVLSVTLLSVQRYLQVLYPQRWAKLGQKGQKGLIFGIWTLSGALGSYALYYRNVKKIGLQTCQQDYTNKQEELVVLLVETLVMFVVPLFSLLYFYLRLHQRISQSVSFRSHRLTKLSVRIVVVFFIFGTPAMINNLVLMAMPWESDVDNNVTGALFFINSCVNPFLYAFSARTLRCRRKQHSDQPQENLNES; encoded by the coding sequence ATGGAGTATCAGAATATTTCTAACAGCTCTCTGTTTGCCCGTAACACACTGGATGAGCTAATATCCAGCACTGTTCTTGGATTGTGCTGTGCGCTGGGTGTACCGGGTAATATAGCAGCGCTGGTCATGCTCGCCCAACATATTAAGGAGGACAGTTTCACCCCAAAACTGATGCTGAGTCTGGCTGTCTCGGATCTGTTGAGTCTGATATTTCTGCCTGTGTGGATTTATGCCATCCTGAACGGCTGGGTTTTTGGCCAAGGTCTGTGTAAGTTATTTTCCTATGTAGTGTACTGGAGCCTCTACAGTAGTGTGCTTTCTGTCACTTTGTTGAGTGTGCAAAGGTACCTGCAGGTGCTGTATCCACAGCGATGGGCGAAGCTCGGGCAGAAGGGTCAAAAGGGGCTGATTTTTGGAATATGGACATTAAGTGGAGCTTTAGGTTCTTATGCTCTTTATTATCGAAACGTGAAGAAGATCGGGCTTCAAACATGTCAGCAGGATTATACGAATAAACAAGAAGAACTAGTTGTCTTACTTGTCGAGACTCTAGTGATGTTTGTTGTGCCTCTCTTCAGCCTGTTGTACTTCTACCTTCGACTTCACCAACGGATAAGTcagtcggtttccttcagaaGCCACAGGCTGACAAAACTGTCTGTCAGAATCGTAGTGGTCTTCTTCATATTTGGGACCCCCGCTATGATCAACAACTTGGTCTTAATGGCAATGCCATGGGAATCAGATGTCGACAACAATGTAACCGGCGCTCTTTTCTTTATCAACAGTTGTGTGAACCCCTTTCTTTATGCCTTCTCAGCTCGAACGCTGCGATGCAGAAGAAAACAGCATTCAGATCAGCCACAAGAAAATCTGAATGAAAGTTAA
- the LOC109063179 gene encoding TNF receptor-associated factor 2-like, whose amino-acid sequence MAAQEPSPPPSSLEGNKPGFPKKILANKLQDKHLCNICLKILRRPFQAQCGHRFCSYCFNKAVSSGPQKCSACIKEDIFEEPTSILKKGCAFPDNAAKREVEALEAVCINEECSWTGTIKEYEANHEGRCDFRILPCRSCKELLRANELERHNERECPERTLNCKYCKEPFHFKNIKAHDEICPKYPMICEGCAKKKIPREKYVDHIKLCTKFRTPCRFHVVGCDMTVEKEKIHDHEQACSYEHLNLLLHFIMGIKVNLESLQPQSLELAGHKIHELHQSLRELEVKMGQLSGAGAPVQGACAPLPPLPAPTLGTSFTPLPTAVGAALELQLHSEKTKVAELSRHCQELELKVSTFENIVCVLNREMERSATTMEAYNRQHRLDQDKIEILNNKVRQLERTVGLRDLSIVEMEAKMRDMSAATYDGVFVWKISDFSKKRQDAVAGRAPAMFSPAFYTNKYGYKMCLRIYLNGDGTGRGTHLSLFFVVMRGHSDALLKWPFNQKVTLMLLDQNNREHIIDAFRPDISSSSFQRPVSDMNIASGCPLFCPLSKLDTKNSYIRDDTIFIKAIVDLTGL is encoded by the exons ATGGCTGCACAGGAACCCTCGCCGCCACCATCTTCATTAGAAGGCAACAAACCTGGCTTCCCCAAGAAAATACTCGCCAACAAACTGCAGGACAAGCATCTGTGCAATATCTGTCTGAAAATCCTTAGGAGACCGTTTCAGGCGCAGTGCGGACATCGTTTCTGttcttattgctttaataaagcaGTGAG CTCCGGACCACAGAAATGCAGTGCATGTATAAAGGAGGACATATTTGAAGAACCAACATCAATTTTGAAAAAGGGCTGT GCTTTTCCTGATAATGCTGCCAAAAGAGAAGTTGAGGCTCTTGAAGCTGTTTGCATCAATGAGGAATGCAGCTGGACAGGCACCATCAAAGAATATGAG GCAAACCATGAGGGAAGGTGTGACTTCAGGATCCTTCCCTGCCGAtcatgcaaagaacttctaagaGCCAACGAACTTGAACGTCACAATGAGAGAGAATGCCCAGAAAGGACTCTTAATTGTAAATACTGCAAGGagccatttcattttaaaaacattaag gcccATGATGAGATATGCCCTAAATATCCCATGATTTGTGAAGGTTGTGCCAAGAAAAAAATTCCCAGAGAGAAA TATGTGGACCACATTAAACTGTGCACCAAATTCCGAACACCTTGCAGATTTCACGTGGTAGGCTGTGATATGACG GTGGAAAAGGAGAAGATCCATGACCATGAGCAAGCCTGTTCCTACGAGCACTTAAACCTCCTGCTGCACTTCATCATGGGCATCAAGGTGAACTTGGAGAGTCTGCAGCCTCAGAGTCTGGAACTGGCCGGCCATAAGATCCACGAGCTGCATCAGTCTCTGCGGGAGCTTGAGGTGAAGATGGGCCAGCTGAGTGGAGCAGGGGCTCCCGTGCAGGGGGCCTGTGCGCCACTGCCACCACTGCCGGCTCCGACGCTCGGTACGTCTTTCACCCCACTCCCTACAGCTGTTGGGGCAGCCTTGGAGCTGCAGCTACACAGTGAGAAGACCAAAGTGGCGGAGCTCAGCCGCCACTGTCAGGAGCTGGAGCTGAAGGTAAGCACCTTTGAGAACATTGTCTGCGTGCTCAACCGTGAGATGGAGcgctccgccaccaccatggagGCCTATAACCGTCAGCACCGGCTGGACCAGGACAAGATTGAGATACTCAATAACAAG GTGCGGCAGTTGGAGAGGACAGTAGGCCTTAGGGATCTCTCCATCGTGGAGATGGAGGCAAAGATGAGGGACATGTCCGCTGCCACTTACGATGGCGTATTTGTTTGGAAGATCTCCGACTTCTCGAAGAAGAGACAAGATGCTGTAGCAGGACGGGCACCTGCTATGTTCTCGCcag CATTTTACACAAACAAATATGGCTATAAGATGTGTTTGCGCATTTATCTGAATGGGGACGGGACGGGACGTGGTACGCACTTGTCTCTGTTCTTCGTGGTGATGAGGGGACACAGTGATGCCTTGCTTAAGTGGCCTTTCAATCAGAAG GTCACCCTCATGTTACTGGACCAGAACAACAGGGAGCACATCATCGATGCCTTCCGGCCAGacatttcctcttcctccttccaGAGGCCTGTGAGTGACATGAACATTGCCAGCGGCTGCCCTCTCTTCTGCCCTCTCTCCAAACTAGACACCAAGAACTCCTACATCCGAGATGACACCATCTTCATCAAGGCCATTGTTGACCTCACAGGCCTTTAA